ACTGTCTGTGTGGCTGTCAATTTGGTTTGGTCTCACATGGGTTTGGATCAAGTGCGTCGAGTTGATGGAGATTCATTTAAGGCGTGGCTCTATGGAGTAGTGAAGCTTTTGTCTAGAGATAATCTTACCTGTTTTGCTATGTTTTGCTGTAATATTTGGTACGCACGAAACCATGATAATCTTACCCTTTTTTTGGCAATAAATGGTTTCACAAATAGCTTATATAGTTGGAATTTGAAAAAATGGTTTGAACTTTCAATTGCAATCGCCAAGGTGAAGTCCACACTTGGCTCACAGCCCGgcgccctctctctctctctctctctctcgctattatatatatatatacaaacatGCCGCTTATTTTAGTTGAACAAAATTATTAAGACGAGATGCAAAAAGGTCTGTTACCAATTTAAACCACTCAATGAGATAAATATATGGGCATATGTGTATGCCAAAACACTGTTATTTGTACAAAAAAATGAGGAATTTATTTGTTCCTGAGATACATCCTTCCATCATCGATCAGAAAGAACAATTTCTTGATAGAAAGGCAAGTATTGGACAGTATAAACAGCAATTCTCCTACCAGAAACTTAATTAATTAGCGGCCTCAAGAAAtggataatcagtatagccaatTACAGGATCAGAAGTATAGAATGTATCTCTATTGTACTTGTTGAGAGGAGCATTAAGCTCAAATCTCCGAGGTAAATCAGGATTGGCTAAGAAAAGACGGCCATAAACAACGAGATCTGCTCGGTTTTCAGCTATGGCTTTATTTCCATCTTCCCTGTCATAACCTCCAGCAGCAAGGAAAGTCCCTTTGAAAGCCTTTCTCATGGGCAGAAGACTGTCTGCACATTCAGATATTTCTCCAGCCGTTTTAATTCTTGGCTCAACCATGTGGCAATAAAGAATTCCATATTTATTCAAGGATTCAGCCATGCAAAGTCCCAAAGCATAAGGATTTGAGTCCCCACATTCCATCAAGTTTGCAAATGGAGATACTCTAATTCCAACTTTATCTGCTCCTATCTCGTTGGCTACAGCTTCAACTATTTCCAAAGCAAAACGGCAGCGGTTCTCCAGAGATCCACCATACTGATCTGTACGATCATTCACCTGATCTTTCATAAACTGATCAATTAGGTAACCATGAGCCCCATGGATCTCAACCCCATCAAAACCTGCAAAGCAAACAACGAGAAAAATAAAAGCaaaaaagaaattattattattatggccaACAAGTTCAAATGctactaaaaattctaaaacttgcaGAACAAAGAAAGTAAGACTACGAATTACATTCATGACTGTTGTGATCATATGACCAGCAGATGACTAATTCACTGATTACTGATTAATTCAATAACTCTAAAAAAAATATACACTTAAGCACTCCAGTGTTGCTTAAAAAGCCTACCAGCTTCCATAGCATTCCTTGCAGCAATTCTAAAATCATTCACAACTTGTGGAATTTCATCTGTTCTCAGTCGCCTCGGAGGTGTGAACTGTGCAACATCAATGCCATTAGCTCGAATTCGAGGGGCCAAAGGCTTGTCTGTGGGAGAGATTGGAGCTTGACCATTTGGCTGAAAACCTGTAAATACCAACAATTGATGTAAAATCAAGATGCAGACAAGGAGGAGCATTCATAAAATAGAGCAATTTTGATATGTAAATTCGAAAAGAATAGCTGAGAATgattaaaaatttgaagaaactaATAAAAGGAAAGGACCCTTGTAGACACTTGGATTGAAAATTCCTtctaggaaaaaaaataaataaaccatTCACTAAAACAAGAACAACAAAAACCATTTTCCCATAGCAAAAACCAAGAAGCCATTTTTCATGCCCAAAGAACATTTGCCAATGAAACTCCTACATTAAGCAATGGGGAATTCAATTAGATGAGATACTGCCAACGTTTGGAAATTGGAAGCTGATTGAAACAAATAAAATATTTCATACTTTGAGCAGGTTGGAACCATCCAAATAGTAATTTAACCTCAACAAACTGGAGAGATAAGAAAATCTGCTAAATACATGAGGATTTAATGTTAGCTCCAGGTCAAGCAATTGATGTCATGGACAACAAAGTAAACTATAGAAAAGTTTGCTCAACTTCCTCTTATTTCTTATCAGAGGTCAGCTTCAATATACCGTACTaggtttttcttttaattcttttttccATTTGAGAAAGGTCTCGACAATCCGCACATCAAACTCCTGAACCGAGCTACAATCACCTGCATACGCACTAATGGAGCCAATCCCAATTGACTGTTGACTTTACTTCTTTAGGTACAGCAACTGGCGTCACTTCAtcaaatttaaaacataaaaatgCTTTTTATAAGTACTATAGACGAGTAGCATGCAACCATTAATTGAGACCAGAATCACAAGAGAAGCATTTTTGTAAACCCAATTATCAAGTTCATCCAACATAATATTTAAGCAGTGGCAACAGATATAGACGTCCCAAGCACACACCTgaatttgaaactcttccaacatgCCAAATTTGCAAGAAGAATATACCCCCTTTGGCATGAACAGCATCTACAATGGGTTTCcaagcctcaacttgttctttggTCCAAATACCAGGAGTATCGGTATACCTTTAGTACATGGAAACAAACCAGAAACTTTATCATGTTACCGTTATAAACTTGCTGAATAAATTTAAATGTTGCTGTCATTGTTTTTTGATTGAGTTTATTTGTTATTTCTTCTGCTAGTATGTAGGAGTAGTGGACAATAAAAGTGGAGCTGAAACAGTCCATGTAGAAACTATTTTTTAGCATAATAATTGCTGATTTTTCTGTAACAAACTCCCTCTACAGACTATAAAGAGGGGAGTAATTTAGAGGtttgaaatatataaaaaaaaaaaagtctaataACAAAAATAGCAAAAAAGTtttttttcctctatctgctgttGTTTGATTTCTGTTTTTGCTGTTTTAGTTCTaatatttggtatcagagccttaagATCAAGGCCCAAAATGTCTCATATTGAATTAGAGAGAgctaaaagagagagagagttaaaagaaaaagaggaagccTCAAAGATAGAAAGTTCTATCACAGCAGCAGGAACCTTGTTCCCTGAGAAAGAAAGTTCAGTGTCGTTAAAATATCCTATGCTGACAAAAAGTAATTATGCAGCATGGGCTATAAAGATGGAGGTTTTTATGATGGCTCAAGGAGTATGGGATGCTATTGAGTCACCTGATCCAATTGATAGCCGCAGAGACAAAATGGCATTGGCTGCCATTTACCAAGGTATAGGGGAAGATACCTTGCTTCAGTTGGGTGCAAAGAAGACCGCCAAGGAAGCATGGAATATGCTAAAAATGATGAACCAGGGGGCTGACAAGGTTAAAGAGGTACGATCTCAAACGCTTTGGAGAGAGTTCGAAGCATTGAGAATGGGGGATTCCGAAAATGTTGATGATTTCTCAGGAAAGCTTACAATCATTGTCAACAAATTAAGGAATCTTGGAAATACTGTAGAAGAAGAAAGGGTAGtgaaaaaattgttgagatcagtCTCATCCAAGTTCCTACAGATCGTATCCGCCATAGAAGAATTCAGTGACCTAACCACCAAATCTGTTGAGGAGGTGATAGGTTCACTAAAAGCCCATGAAGAACGCTTACTTAGCTGTGGTGGGAAGTCGGACGAAACACTCCTTCTCACTAGAGCTGAGTGGAAAGCGAGAGAGGAGGCTACAAAGAACAAGAAAGCTTCTGCTAATTCAAGAGGAGGAAGAAGCGGAGGACGCGGAGGACGCGGTCGTGGTAGAGGAAGACACTGTGGTGAATCAAGCCGAGGCGGTGATGATGAGTCGAAACCACAAAAGAAGAAATTCgacaaatcaaaaattaaatgttACGGCTGCGGAAAGATGGGACACTTTGCATCGGAGTGCTTGTCAAAAGAGAAAGATGAACAAGCCAATTTGACAGAAACTGAAGAGGTAGAACCGGCTCTTTTATTAATTGAGAATTGCGAGCTGAATGTTTCGAAGGAAGAAATTTACATTGAAGAACCTTCTTTGTTAATGATTGAAACCTGTGAAGTTACTGAAGGGGAAGTATATGTAGCTGCAACAGGAGGAAGTCTTATGAAGGAAGCCGGGTGGTACCTCGATACTGGAGCCAGTAATCACATGGCAggtgatataaattatttttctgaaATTGATCAGTCAATTTTTGGTAAAGTAAAATTCGGTGATGAGTCTGTAATTAATATACATGGGTTAGGCTCAGTGTTATTCCAATGCAAAAATGGAGAACACTTAACACTAACAAATGTATATTATATACCAAAATTGAAAAGCAATATCATCAGCCTAGGACAAATCGATGAAAATGGCGGAcgtgtgattattgaaggaggaATTTTGAGGGTGTATGATGATCTAAATCGGCTCACAATCAAGGTGAAGAGACAACCTAACAGATTGTTTGTTGCAAAGCTCCAGGTTGCCGAGAAAGTATGTTTAATGACACATATGTCAGATCAGAATTGGCTATGGCATGCAAGATGTGGGCATCTGAATTTCCAAGCATTGATGAGAATGTCAAAACAAAGAATGGTGGAGGGACTGCCAGAAATTACACAAACTAATCAGGTGTGTGATGGTTGTGTAGTGGGAAAACAACACAGACTGCCATTCCCACATACTGCAACATTTAGAGCAGAGGAACAGCTTGCATTGATTCATGGAGATCTCTGCGGTCCGATTTCACCAACAACACCAGGAGGTAACAAATACTTTATGCTCTTGGTTGATGATTATTCACGTTTTATGTGGATTTTTCTATTAAAGTGGAAAGGTGAGGCATTTGAAGTTTTCAAACGGTTCAAGAAATTGGCCGAATCTGAAAGTGGAAAAAGATTAAAGTGCTTCAGAACAGATCGCGGGGGTGAATTTAATTCATCTGAGTTCAAGAAGTACTGCGAAGAGGAAGGTGTGAAGAGACATCTCACGGCACCATTCTCCCCACAACAGAATGGCATCGTGGAGAGAAGGAATCAGACTGTTCTTGAGATGGCGAGATGCATAATGAAAAGTAAATCGGTACCTGCAGATTTCTGGGGTGAGGCTGTTAAAACTTCAGTTTATGTGTTAAACAGGTGTCTGACAAAAAGTGTAGAGGGGATGACACCATATCAAGCTTGGTGTAAGAAGATTCCAAATATACACCATCTTCGTGTATTTGGGTGTCTTTCTCACATCAAGGTAACATCACCTCATCTCACCAAACTTGAAGACAGGAGTGTAAAAGGAGTGATGATTGGATATGAGGAAGGATCAAAAGCCTACCGTCTCTATGATCCAGTTAAAAAGAAACTAATAATAAGTAGAGATGTCATTTTCGAAGAAGAAAAGAGCTGGCCATGGCAGTCCGAAAAGAAAGAAGAGGAGCTGGAAAATGTCGATATTTTCACTGTAAAATTAAGAGATGCAGGGGGTGCTACAACGGTATCGGAGGAGGGGGAAGTGTCACCTAAATCCACGGCACAAATCTCTCCTACCAGTACATCAGAATCAGAGTCAGATTCAAACTCTACCAACTCCACTCCACCTCGAAAATTCAGATCATTGCAGGAAATCTACAATGAAACCAGAGAAGTCGAAGCAGAGATTGGGTTGTGTTTCTTGTCGATGGAGGAGCCAACACAATTTGAGGAAGCAAATCGCAATCAAAATTGGCGACAAGCAATGGAGATGGAGATTGAGTCAATTCAGAAGAATGAAACTTGGGAGCTTGCCGATTTGCCTAAGAATCACAAAGCTGTAGGGCTCAAATGGATTTATAAACTGAAGAAAGATAATCAAGCATAAAGCCCGACTTGTAGCAAAGGGCTATGTGCAGAAATATGGAGTCGATTACAAAGAGGTGTTTGCTCCAGTTGCGAGGATTGAGACGGTAAGAACAATTCTTGCATATGCAGCACAAAGGCAATGGAAAGTTCATCATATGGACGTCAAAACAGCATTTCTAAATGGTGAACTTGAAGAGGTGGTGTACGTGCTGCAGCCTGAAGGATTTATTGACAAGAATCATCCGCAGAAGGTGCTTAGACTGTATAAGGCCTTGTATGGCCTAAAGCAGGCCCCAAGAGCATGGAATGCCAAGCTGGACCGAAGTCTCATATCACTAAATTTCAGAAAATGCCCATTCGAGCATGCGGTCTACATGAAGGAAACAGAAAATGATGTTACTGTGGTGGGAGTATACGTAGATGATCTTATCCTCACAGGATCAAGTGCAACTTTAATTGATAAATTCAAGCATGAAATGAAGAAGGTGTTCGAGATGAGCGACTTGGGACTCCTAAGTTACTACTTGGGAATCGAGGTGAAACAAAACTCAGAATCTATAACTTTATGCCAATCAAGTTATGCCAGCAAGATTCTTGAGAAAGCAGGGATGTCGGATTACAATAGCTGTCGTATACCCATGGATCCAAGATGCAAACTGAGTAAGCATGATGAGGAACCACCAGTTGATGCTACAACATACAGGAGCATTATTGGAAGTCTGCGATATCTGGTGAATACCCGTCCTGATCTAGCCTATTCAGTTGGGGTGGTTAGCCGATACATGGAGTCTCCAACGACATCACATATGAATGCTGTTAAGCAGATTCTTAGATATGTGAAAGGAACTCTTGATCTTGGAATTGTGTACAAGAAGAATCAAGAGTGTGAGGCGCTGATTGGGTATAGTGACAGTGATCTTGGAGGAGATACAGATGACAGGAAGAGCACAACtggaattttatttttccttggtGAAAGTCCAATCACTTGGGTTTCACAAAAACAGAGAATTGTTGCACTTTCGTCATGCGAAGCCGAGTACATTGCAGCAACAGGAGGTACATGTCAAGGAATATGGCTTACAAAGATAATTGCAAGTTTAAGAGGCAATAATCAAGTCAAACCTATTCTAAAGATAGACAACAAGTCAGCAATCTCGTTAGCCAACAATCCAGTACATCATGAAAGAAGTAAACATATCGACACAAGGTTCCACTTCATTCGTGATGCTGTAAAAAATGGAGATGTCAAGATAGATTACACCAGAACAGAAGTACAGCTGGCAGATATTCTGACTAAACCGTTGGGAAGACAGAGATTTCTGGAGCTAAGGGACAAGATAGGAGTCAAGCAAGTTTAAGGGGGTGATTGTTACCGTTATAAACTTGCTGAATAAATTTAAATGTTGCTGTCATTGTTTTTTGATTGAGTTTATTTGTTATTTCTTCTGCTAGTATGTAGGAGTAGTGGACAATAAAAGTGGAGCTGAAACAGTCCATGTAGAAACTATTTTTTAGCATAATAATTGCTGATTTTTCTGTAACAAACTCCCTCTACAGACTATAAAGAGGGGAGTAATTTAGAGGtttgatatatataaaaaaagtttttttcctctatctgctgttGTTTGATTTCTGTTTTTGCTGTTTTAGTTCTAATATATCATGCGACTTCAAATTTTCCAAATTAGGAAAGCAAATTCCAAAATTTATTTTACCCCTTTCAATTTTgaacattaaaaaattaaaaaaaaaaagcatgaaGTACAACAGAAATTACCCTTGAGCAGTGTCAGAAACTCCCGTTGCTTCAGCTATAAGAAGACCTCCTTTGGTGGTTCTTTGAGAGTAATACAAGATGGCATGTGGCTGAGGAACGTTGTTGTAAGATCTCTGCCTGGTTAATGGTGCTAGAACAATTCTGGAAGATAAGAATTAAACGATCATGAATCAATATCATCAAGCTTCATACTTTTTAAGTCAACTAAGTGAGCAAATGGAACCCTGCCCCTGTAGCCGTACGATCACAGAaaactttgataaaaaaaaaaaaaaatcgactaGCTTCTATAAAATCATTTATCAAGAAGTCAACTACAACATGGGCTGCATTCACTTTGAGAAAACAACACCCTCGCCCCTGAGATCTGATGATGGAAAAAGAAAAATTGGATTTTCTATAGAAGGGTACTGCTGAAAATAAACAACAGAAAAACCTGTTTCGGGTAAATAGAATATTATTCCATCTATGACTTATCACAAACACTTGTTCCTTAAATATTggaaaaaaatgcaaaatgcgAGACACAACAGATCCATACACCAAAAGCATCATCATCAAACAACACCAAAACCCCATAATAGAATTCTAAAGAATGTGGGCATTAGTATTACCTGTGAGAAAGATCGAACTTCCCCAACTTGTATGGTGTGAGAAGAGGAATAGTGGGGGATTGAGCAGACATGTTAGTGTTGTTCGAGTTCTACTTGCTAAACTTTAGTTTTCGAAGTCAATGGAATATAGAATGGAGAAGGAGGGAAGTGGGCATATTTAAAGAATCAAATCAAAGAACAGACAAGCCCATGACGGCTTCTCGAGGTAAAAAGCAAATGAAGGTTCCTCAAAGCAATTTTGACGCATATGATGACGGAtggttttaaataaataaaatcaaaatcgttaaaaaaaaaatttgtacgaaaaaaaaattattacattTTCATTATTATgtcatattaaataaaaaaaattatattaaaaaaatcatactaaataatatgataTAATTTTATAGCTATATAATATGGtagataatttataatataattttatttttactagttgagtaataatttattttcatatatatttgaataagtattttatttattcaaacttttattttgaaaataaaaattaaaataaaataatttatgaaattaaataaaaaaaatttcaagaaAAAAGGACacagagaaaaaataaaaaaaaaaattaacactattttataaatttaaatatcatatttCAAATTCTCACACTTAAACAAATGATCAAAATTTTATAACATTATTGATTTGGTTGTTCAGAAAATTTCTAATTATACATTTAAATATACATAGTTTCATATTTATAGAAATAATTGTAAGCCATTTAATGTTGTAACATTgagtttgtgaaatttaaattatttttttaataaaaatattattttaaatattattaaaaaataatttttaaaaaattattttattattttaatatatttataattaaaatatattaagtttaattttaaattatttttaatatttttaaataatatattttaaaaaataatttttttaataataatttcaataactaTGCTAAGCACGCCCGTATTCATTGATGAATGGGAGTCAAATTAAGAGGACGTGAGAAAAGTGTAGCTAACCATTTTCTGTTTGGACTTGTGCTCACCCATGACGTTAATCCAACCAAGTGAATACACCCCATATGCAGTCCACCTACCTTTTGATGTGAACTCATTTTTATTTCTCTAAATaatcaaatttatattataaaatataataatcaaAACTATAATTGCATAAtacttatatttattataaaaattttattataattttatgaatcagtaaaaaaaatttataatatgatattttatattatttttatttaatatatgttTTATATACTTTACgggtataaatattttattaatatattatgattgacttCTTAATAATGTTTTTAATT
This is a stretch of genomic DNA from Hevea brasiliensis isolate MT/VB/25A 57/8 chromosome 12, ASM3005281v1, whole genome shotgun sequence. It encodes these proteins:
- the LOC110650361 gene encoding 12-oxophytodienoate reductase 2-like, producing the protein MSAQSPTIPLLTPYKLGKFDLSHRIVLAPLTRQRSYNNVPQPHAILYYSQRTTKGGLLIAEATGVSDTAQGYTDTPGIWTKEQVEAWKPIVDAVHAKGGIFFLQIWHVGRVSNSGFQPNGQAPISPTDKPLAPRIRANGIDVAQFTPPRRLRTDEIPQVVNDFRIAARNAMEAGFDGVEIHGAHGYLIDQFMKDQVNDRTDQYGGSLENRCRFALEIVEAVANEIGADKVGIRVSPFANLMECGDSNPYALGLCMAESLNKYGILYCHMVEPRIKTAGEISECADSLLPMRKAFKGTFLAAGGYDREDGNKAIAENRADLVVYGRLFLANPDLPRRFELNAPLNKYNRDTFYTSDPVIGYTDYPFLEAAN